The following are encoded together in the Deltaproteobacteria bacterium genome:
- the bcrD gene encoding benzoyl-CoA reductase subunit D, with protein MTVSIGVDVGSGVIKTALFHVEGEKSEWLSRWDARIRQRNAFALVEESMQSVLDSAGLAREDVDYVATTGEGESLPGATGHFYSMTTHARGALYLNPEARAVLDIGALHGRAICIDGKGKVLTYRMTSQCASGSGQFLENISRYLGIAQDEIGALSQQATKPEKVSSICAVLAETDVINMVSRAIKPSDILRGIHESMAERLIKLLKSIDVKRGVVMMTGGLALDVGLVKALQDMMVQQKMETKVATHANSLYAGAIGAALWGAFRHGKLKERGLLREIPFPSSNPARIRKMEPERPATGD; from the coding sequence ATGACCGTTTCCATCGGCGTCGACGTCGGATCCGGAGTCATCAAGACCGCGCTGTTCCACGTGGAAGGGGAAAAGAGCGAGTGGCTCTCCCGCTGGGACGCCCGCATCCGGCAGCGGAACGCGTTCGCCCTCGTCGAGGAGTCGATGCAGTCCGTCCTCGATTCCGCGGGGCTCGCGCGGGAGGATGTGGACTACGTCGCGACGACCGGCGAGGGGGAAAGCCTGCCGGGCGCGACGGGGCACTTCTACTCGATGACCACCCACGCCCGGGGGGCCCTGTACCTCAACCCCGAGGCGCGCGCGGTGCTCGACATCGGGGCGCTGCACGGCCGCGCGATCTGCATCGACGGGAAGGGGAAGGTCTTGACCTACCGGATGACCAGCCAGTGCGCTTCCGGCTCCGGGCAGTTCCTCGAGAACATCTCCCGGTACCTCGGGATCGCCCAGGACGAGATCGGCGCGCTGTCGCAGCAGGCGACGAAGCCGGAGAAGGTGAGCAGCATCTGCGCCGTGCTGGCGGAGACCGACGTGATCAACATGGTCTCCCGCGCGATCAAGCCGAGCGACATCCTGCGCGGCATCCACGAGTCGATGGCGGAGCGCCTGATCAAGCTGCTCAAGTCGATCGACGTGAAGCGCGGGGTGGTGATGATGACCGGCGGGCTGGCGCTGGACGTGGGACTGGTCAAGGCCCTCCAAGACATGATGGTCCAGCAGAAGATGGAGACGAAGGTCGCCACCCACGCGAACTCCCTGTACGCCGGCGCGATCGGCGCCGCCCTGTGGGGCGCCTTCCGCCACGGGAAGCTGAAGGAGCGGGGCCTGCTCCGGGAAATTCCATTCCCGTCATCGAATCCGGCACGGATACGAAAAATGGAACCGGAGCGTCCCGCGACGGGTGATTGA